In Desulfobacterales bacterium, the genomic stretch CATTGATCCCTTTGCCCCAAGCCCGGCGGTCCGCAAGGGCGCGGCCCATCCGCGGACCGTCCGGGAACGGGTCTCCTACACCCTGGCCATGGGTCTGGCCCTGGCCAACAACTCCCGCACCCCCAACTTCCTCCATACCTATAAGCAGAAAAAGGCCCAGGCCAGGGCCCTCCTGTTCGAACGGGGCGTACTGCTGACCTTCCTGGTCCTTGCCCTCGTCTGCGGCAGCCTCTTCTGCTGGCAGATCTTTGCGGGCAAGGCGAAAAACACCCGGCTCGATCAACTCAACCGGCAGCTCTCCCAATACAACATGACCCTTGACCGGGGCTTCCTACGGCAGGTGACCGTTCGGATCAAGGCAAAAAAGGAACAGATGCGGGAATACAGCCACCGCTATCTCGGCATGGCGGTACTCAACGAATTGAGCGGACTGACCCCGGAGCGTATTTCCCTGTTCAGCGCCTCCTGCCTGCTGGGTCCGCCGTCCGCAACAGCAGGGCGGGAGAACACGCCGGCCACCGGCAAACGAAAAAAAAATCTGATCATCAACGGCTTGATCCGCGGCGACCGGCAACTGCTCGACTCGGCCCTGGCCGGCTACCTGGCCAGACTGGCCACCTCGCCGCTGTTCGGCCGGCCGGCGCTGCAAAGAAGCAGTATCGACGCCTACCAGGGCGCCATTGTCCTTAACTTCACCCTCTCCGTCGAGATACTCTAGGTGCGACGCATTATGGCAGAAGAGAAACAACTACCCATCAGCGGAAAGAGCATCACCGTTATCCTGATCTGCATCAGCGGGCTGCTGGCCTTTGTTCTCCTGGCGCTCCTGCCCTTGCAACGCTCCCTGGACCGCATGGACCGGGAGATTGCCGCCAAGACGGCCGAACTCAAGGAACGGAAGGAACTCTTCCCGGTTTACCAGGAACTGATCGGCCGGCTCCGGCAGAAAGAGGAACACGGCCTGCCCTTTCCCGAACCGGCCGCCCTGGCCCTGGAAGACCTGGACGGGTTCCTGAAAAATCTCCGGGAAACGATGCGCGGTCAGGGAATGGAGCCCCTTTCAATGACCCCTGATTTCAAATCAATGCCAAGGGACGCCAAGCTGTTGCGGGTAACCGCCTTGTTAAGGGGCGGATTCCCTGCCCTGCGCAAGATTCTGATAGAGCTGGGCCGGGAGCCCGCCCTCCGTCACCTTGAGGAAATCCGGATTAATTCGGCGCCGGGCTTCAAGGAGTTCCGGCTCAAGTTCTGGCTGGCGCTCCAGGCCCGGTAATACTAAAAAAGTAGTACAATGACCCGACGAGAAAAAATTATCCTGCTGATCATGGCAATGGTGGTCGTTTACGGCGGCTATCTGCTGTTCGTGCCCCCGGCGGACATCGAGGAGTATCCTGCCGGAGATACGGCTGAACTGAAGGAAGTGAAGCGGATAGTGGTTGATGCGGCCGCCGAACTGCGCGATAATGATCTTTCCAGGGCCGAGGTCCATGCCATTGCCCGGGCCGAGTCCGGCTGGATCCGGGACGACCTGTTTGTCGACCGGCCGCAACCGCGCCCGGCCGATACCGATGCTGGTGTGGGAAATCCCCTGGCGGCTGATTTTCTCTACTCCGGTTTCCTCCAGGTCGGCAAGGTCAGGATGGCGATCATCAACGGCCTGGAGTATCGAAGCGGCGAGACCATTGAACCCGGCGACTTCATCATCCGGTCGATCCTGCCGCGCAAGGTGGTTATTGAAATGACCGGGCAGCACCCGGACTTCGCCTCTTTTCCGCCTGAATCAAGGAGAATTCTTGTGCCGCTGGCGGAATAAGAGAGCAAGGGGAAACCGACCATGACTACCAGTTTAACCCATCTCATCAACAGAGGACCGTGGCCCGTTGTCGCCATGGTGATGGCCGCTCTCCTGGCGGGGTGCGCTCCGGCCGCCAAAACCGGCCCGAAACAGACGGATACCTTTACCCGGTGGCAGCAACGGGTGGAGACCTCACGGCCCCACTCCCCCTCGCTCAAGGCAAGGGACATCGCCCTGCCGGAGCCGAAGTCCCGGGAGAAAACAGCGGAAAAAAAATCCGCGCCAGGCCGGGCCCTGCCCACCAAGAACGTAACCATGTCCATGCGCAACACGGATGTCAATGTCATCCTCCGCGCCCTGGCCCAGGCTGCCGGCCAGAACATCATGATGAACGCCGGGGTCAAGGGAACCACCCAGGTTGACGTCAAGAATACCCCCTGGAATCAGGTCTTTCTGGCCATACTCCGGACCAGGGGGCTCACCTATGCCTGGGAGGGCAATATCATCCGGGTGATGTCCGTCGAGGACCTGGAGCATGACCTGAAGATCGAGGAGGTCCAACAGCAGCGAAAGTCCAGGCAGATGGAGTCGAAAAAGGTGGGGCCGCTCCTGACCAGGGTCATCCCGCTCAACTTCTATACCATCGACCGGTTAAAGGAGTTCAGCAGCATTGAAAAAAACATCAACACCTCGTCCGACACCACCAGCACCGATCAGAAGAGTAATAAGAAAAAAATAGAGGAACTTTTTGAAAAACTGCTGACCAAGGACGAAAACGGCAAGGAGATCGGCTCGGTCACCGCGGACACCCAGACCAACTCCCTGGTGGTCCACGCCCTGCGGGACGACCTGGCCAAGATCGTGGCCCTGGTGGAGAAACTGGACCGCCCCACCATCCAGGTGCTGCTTGAGGCCCATATCATCGAGACCACCAAGGGTACGGCCCGGGCCCTGGGCATCCAGTGGGCCGGCGCCTATGCCGGCAATGGTCCGGACGGCAACAATCACTGGATAACCGCCGGCGCCAACGCATCCGGAGTCACCGGCGGTTCCCTTAATACCGCTGTCGACCCCCTTGCCGGCAATGTCGTCAACCTGCCGGCCGACCTTACCGCATCCACCCTGCTCGCTGCCGGCAATGGTCTGACCATTGGTTTTGTCGGCCAGAAAATCGGCAGTTATCTGCTTGACGTCCAACTCTCGGCCCTGGAGGCGGCCAATAAGCTGAACATCCTCTCCACCCCCTCGATCACCACCCTGGACAACCAGATGGCGGTGATCGAAAGCGGTAAAACCGTGCCGTTCCAGACCGTGGACAGCACTGGCAACATTAATATCGACTTCAAGGACGCCACCCTGCGGCTGGAGGTCACCCCCCATGTCATTGACCAGGGGCAACTCAAACTGATGATCATCATCAACAAGGATGAGGTGGATTTCACCCAGACCGTGGCCGGCAACCCCACCATCATCAAGAAAACCGCGATGACCAACCTGATCCTGGCCGACGGCGCGACCACGGTGATCGGCGGCCTGAGCAAGGAATCAGACTCCAGGGCCAACTCCGGGATCCCCTATCTCCAGGACCTCCCCGGGGTGGGCAAGCTGTTCAAGAACAATAACAACAGCAGTTCCATGGAAGAGGTGCTGATCTTCATCACCCCGCATATTCTCAAACAGAAAACAGACGCCGCCGCTTACGGCCGCCGTTAAACCACGGTCCTGAACCGAACCCCTGGCATGGATTACTTCAAACTCCTTGATTTCAAGCAGGAACCCTTCTCCAACTCGCCGGACCCGGATCTCTTCTTCCAGTCCGAGCAGCATGTGGGGTGCCTGCAGAAGCTGGAACTCTCGATCAGAATGCAACGGGGCCTCAACGTGGTCATCGGCGAGGTGGGCACGGGCAAGACCACCCTCTGCCGCCAGTTGATCCGCGCATTCGACCACGATCCAAGGGTGAAGGCCCACCTCATCCTTGACCCCGACTTTGGCAACGGCCGGGAATTCCTGACCACGGTGGCAACCATGCTGACCGGCGAGAAACCCGGACCAGACGCCAGCGAAAGGCAGCTCAAGGAACAGATCAAACAGTTTCTTTTCCAGCAGGGCGTGGACAATGACCGGATCATCCTGCTGATCGTGGACGAGGGGCAGAAGATCCCCGGCCCCTGCCTGGAGATCCTCAGGGAATTCCTCAACTACGAGACCAATGACGCCAAGCTGCTGCAAACGGTGATCTTTGCCCAGCCTGAGTTCGAAGACCAACTCGCCGGGCGGAACAACTTCACCGACCGGATCAATTATTACCAGGTCCTGGGACCGCTCTCGTTCCGGGAAACAGGGGAGATGATCCGCTTCCGTCTGGACCGGGCCAGCGAGACCGGCAAGGGTCCCGCCTGTTTCAGCCGCGCGGCCCTGGCCGTGATCTTCCTGGCGACCAGGGGATATCCGCGCAAGATCGTCAATCTCTGCCATGCGATCATCCTTTCCCTGATCATCCAGCACCGGCGCCGGGCCGACTGGTTCCTGGCCTATACCTGCGCCCGGCAGGTCTTCCCCGAACAGGCGCGACACTGGCGCCGGCTCCAGATCGGGACCCTGTCCGGGGTGATCCTGGTCCTCATCATCACCGGGATCGGCGCTGAACTGCTGGCCCCGAAAGATGAAGCCGGCCCGCCACCGGAGACCACGGCCATGATTGCCGCTTCCCAGCCGCAATCGCAACCACAACCGGCCACGGTTGCAACCCGGCCCCCGGCGCCGCGGCCGGCCGGGAGCGCGCCAGCCGGTGAACCGGCGGTGGAACCGGTTGCCGGGCCAGCGCCGGTCACGGTGAACAACCAGCCGCCACCGCCGGCCGCGGAGGTCTCTTCCTCGCCGGCGGTGGCGGAACCGACCCCGGCGCCAATGGCCGCGGCCAAGGTCGCGCCGGCGGCGGACCGCTGGCAGGACCTTGAAACCCTGGGCAAAATCGTTGTCCGCAACAACGATACCCTGGGTGAGATGATCCGCCGGGTCTATGGGCCCTATAGCTTTACCCCGCAGAACACCCGCAAGGTCCTGACGTTGAACCCCCGGATCACCGACCGGAACCGGATCGAGGTCGGCACGGTAATCCGCTTTCCCGCCATTCCCGTGCGCCTGACCCCGCTGGCGGCCCGGGTTCTCTGGGTGCGGACCGGAATGACCAGGGACCTGGAGGCAGCCTATCGCCTGCTCCAGGCCCATGACAAGACCGCCCCGCCGATGCTGATCATTCCAATGCGGGACCAGCCGGGGGAACTGCGATTCGCCATCCTGCTGCAAGAGTACTTCCTGAACCAGGAGAGCGCGGCCCAAGCTGTTGCCGACCTGCCGCCCTCCCTGGCATCCGGGGCCAGGATCATCTCCGGCCTGGACAAGAACCAGGCATATTTCCGCTAACACCATCCCGAGGCATAAGAGGAGCGTGAAAAAAAAGAAGCTGGGCGAGATGCTGGTGGAGGCCGGGCTGTTAAACGAAGAACAGCTCAACTCGGCCCTGGCGGACCAGAAAAACACCAACCTGAAGCTGGGACAGTTCCTCACCCGCCAGGGCATTATCAGCGAACGCCGGATCATGGACCTGGTCGCGCAGCAGCTCAAAATCGATCAGTACAGCTCCGAGGCATACCCGGTTGACCTCAACATGGCCCAGCTGCTGCCGGTGGAGATCGCCCAGAAGTTCCAGGTCGCGCCGTTGCGGAAAAAAGGCTACCTGCTGACCGTGGCCATGGTCGATCCCATGGATATCACCGCCATGGACAAGGTGGAGGTGCTGACCAACCTTGAAGTGGAACCGGTGATCTGCACCGAACAGGAACTGAACACCTTGATCAGCAGTCTCTACGGGATGTATTCGGACCTGGACGGGGTCCTGGAGAGCGTGGACATGGAGGTCTACGGCGCAGACCAGGAGGGGACCGGGGGAAAGGCCGAGGAACTCGACCGGCCCTCGCTCCAGGACCTGGCCGAGGAGGCGCCGGTGGTCCGGCTGGTGAACTCGATCCTGACCCAGGCGGTCCGCGAGGGGGCCAGCGATATCCATTTCACCCCGGAGAAGGACTATGTCTTTCTCCAGTTCCGGATCGACGGCAGGCTCCAGAACGTACCATCGCCTTC encodes the following:
- a CDS encoding general secretion pathway protein GspB, whose protein sequence is MTRREKIILLIMAMVVVYGGYLLFVPPADIEEYPAGDTAELKEVKRIVVDAAAELRDNDLSRAEVHAIARAESGWIRDDLFVDRPQPRPADTDAGVGNPLAADFLYSGFLQVGKVRMAIINGLEYRSGETIEPGDFIIRSILPRKVVIEMTGQHPDFASFPPESRRILVPLAE
- the pilQ gene encoding type IV pilus secretin PilQ, with product MTTSLTHLINRGPWPVVAMVMAALLAGCAPAAKTGPKQTDTFTRWQQRVETSRPHSPSLKARDIALPEPKSREKTAEKKSAPGRALPTKNVTMSMRNTDVNVILRALAQAAGQNIMMNAGVKGTTQVDVKNTPWNQVFLAILRTRGLTYAWEGNIIRVMSVEDLEHDLKIEEVQQQRKSRQMESKKVGPLLTRVIPLNFYTIDRLKEFSSIEKNINTSSDTTSTDQKSNKKKIEELFEKLLTKDENGKEIGSVTADTQTNSLVVHALRDDLAKIVALVEKLDRPTIQVLLEAHIIETTKGTARALGIQWAGAYAGNGPDGNNHWITAGANASGVTGGSLNTAVDPLAGNVVNLPADLTASTLLAAGNGLTIGFVGQKIGSYLLDVQLSALEAANKLNILSTPSITTLDNQMAVIESGKTVPFQTVDSTGNINIDFKDATLRLEVTPHVIDQGQLKLMIIINKDEVDFTQTVAGNPTIIKKTAMTNLILADGATTVIGGLSKESDSRANSGIPYLQDLPGVGKLFKNNNNSSSMEEVLIFITPHILKQKTDAAAYGRR